A window of the Egibacter rhizosphaerae genome harbors these coding sequences:
- a CDS encoding WYL domain-containing protein, whose amino-acid sequence MDGGRRSVTDAREALRLLGDDEPPAHRGAAQRRLREWLASPGEVRRLLDDAPDGAREVFVTLVREGSATVEALLGRGWWGRGALPPPLDWLQRRGLVDADLDGLVRAESAAVDGFLAQTLDLPAAEDGGSGLGQARVEAARSVVVAEAGELDPLLAVAGTDLRLVAPTVAVSSRPPDEVAALLRRAGVGLADDASVAVTPGSPALATTSEDAVGPRAIREILARAVAEERQVQLEYFASSRGGAATERAVDPWRFADDLLVGHCHLRGGERTFALDRIGRARLLVNPIVHSAPAD is encoded by the coding sequence ATGGATGGGGGTCGCCGCAGCGTGACGGACGCCCGGGAGGCACTGCGGCTGCTCGGCGACGACGAGCCTCCCGCGCACCGTGGCGCGGCTCAGCGACGCCTGCGGGAGTGGCTGGCGAGCCCGGGCGAGGTCCGTCGCCTGCTCGATGACGCGCCGGACGGTGCGCGCGAGGTGTTCGTCACCCTGGTCCGGGAGGGGTCCGCCACGGTCGAGGCCCTGTTGGGTCGGGGCTGGTGGGGCCGTGGGGCGTTGCCGCCGCCGCTCGACTGGCTCCAGCGGCGCGGACTCGTCGATGCGGATCTCGACGGGCTGGTCCGCGCCGAGTCCGCCGCCGTCGACGGGTTCCTCGCCCAGACGCTCGACCTGCCCGCTGCCGAGGACGGAGGGTCTGGCCTCGGGCAGGCCCGTGTCGAGGCCGCCCGCAGTGTGGTGGTCGCCGAGGCGGGGGAGCTCGACCCCCTCCTCGCGGTCGCCGGCACCGACCTGCGGCTGGTTGCGCCGACGGTCGCGGTCAGCTCACGTCCCCCCGACGAGGTCGCCGCCCTGCTGCGTCGCGCGGGCGTGGGCCTCGCCGACGACGCGTCGGTCGCGGTGACGCCCGGGTCCCCCGCGCTCGCGACGACGTCCGAGGATGCCGTCGGCCCCCGCGCGATCCGCGAGATCCTCGCGCGCGCCGTCGCGGAGGAGCGCCAGGTCCAGCTCGAGTACTTCGCGTCGTCCCGGGGTGGCGCCGCGACCGAGCGCGCGGTCGATCCGTGGCGATTCGCCGACGATCTGCTCGTCGGTCACTGCCACCTGCGGGGGGGTGAGCGCACCTTCGCCCTCGACCGGATCGGGCGCGCCCGGCTGCTCGTCAACCCGATCGTGCACTCCGCCCCCGCGGACTGA
- the ftsY gene encoding signal recognition particle-docking protein FtsY, with amino-acid sequence MDTDLLTILAVVIGVLVVGGGAFLVRGRGAPPDEGAEPADRQSGAPAATAESTTEAPAPTEESSAPPAEAPEAPAPPSEAADSVVEPAAPLSPTERFRQRLGRARSSLGNTVASIFSRGITDEAWDELEEALIAADVGVEATTELVEGLRERARAEGIRTGDEALGLLKEVLRLELGVADRTLSRREDGPSVWLVTGVNGTGKTTSIGKLAARHVREDEQVVLAAADTFRAAAADQLERWGEAVGARVVRAAEGADPASVAFDGHASARAAGADLLLVDTAGRLQNKKELMAELGKVKRVLDREAGQCDEVLLVLDATVGQNGLQQARAFMAAVEVSGVVLTKLDGTARGGIVIAIQRELGLPVKLVGLGEGVDDLAPFDPDAFVEALFAEVAQDVTLGEDEA; translated from the coding sequence ATGGACACCGACCTGCTCACGATCCTGGCCGTGGTCATCGGCGTGCTCGTCGTCGGCGGTGGGGCCTTCCTCGTCCGCGGCCGTGGCGCGCCCCCCGACGAGGGGGCGGAGCCCGCCGACCGGCAATCCGGCGCTCCCGCAGCCACCGCGGAGTCGACGACCGAGGCGCCGGCCCCCACCGAGGAGAGCTCGGCACCGCCGGCGGAAGCCCCCGAGGCTCCCGCTCCACCGTCCGAGGCCGCCGACTCAGTCGTCGAGCCCGCGGCCCCGCTCAGCCCCACCGAGCGGTTCCGCCAGCGGCTCGGGCGCGCACGCTCGAGCCTCGGGAACACGGTCGCGTCGATCTTCAGCCGAGGGATCACGGACGAGGCGTGGGACGAGCTGGAGGAGGCCCTGATCGCCGCCGACGTCGGTGTCGAGGCGACGACCGAACTCGTCGAGGGGCTGCGCGAACGGGCCAGGGCCGAGGGGATACGCACCGGTGACGAGGCGCTCGGCCTGCTCAAGGAGGTCCTGCGTCTCGAGCTGGGCGTCGCCGACCGCACACTGTCCCGTCGGGAGGACGGGCCGAGCGTGTGGCTCGTGACCGGGGTCAACGGCACCGGCAAGACGACCTCGATCGGCAAGCTCGCCGCCCGCCACGTCCGCGAGGACGAGCAGGTCGTCCTGGCGGCGGCGGATACGTTCCGAGCGGCGGCGGCCGACCAGCTCGAGCGCTGGGGCGAGGCCGTCGGTGCCCGGGTCGTTCGGGCGGCCGAGGGTGCCGATCCCGCGAGCGTCGCCTTCGACGGGCACGCCTCGGCTCGAGCGGCCGGTGCCGACCTGCTGCTCGTCGACACCGCCGGCCGTCTGCAGAACAAGAAGGAGCTCATGGCCGAGCTCGGCAAGGTCAAGCGGGTGCTCGACCGCGAGGCCGGGCAGTGCGACGAGGTGCTGTTGGTCCTCGACGCGACCGTCGGCCAGAACGGGCTCCAGCAGGCCCGCGCGTTCATGGCGGCCGTCGAGGTCTCCGGGGTCGTGCTGACCAAGCTCGACGGGACCGCACGGGGAGGCATCGTGATCGCGATCCAGCGCGAGCTCGGGCTGCCGGTCAAGCTCGTCGGGCTCGGCGAGGGGGTGGACGATCTGGCACCGTTCGACCCGGACGCGTTCGTCGAGGCCCTGTTCGCCGAGGTCGCGCAGGACGTCACGTTGGGTGAGGACGAGGCCTAG
- a CDS encoding AAA family ATPase: MHLTSLTLRGFKSFADKTRLDFEPGITVVVGPNGSGKSNVVDALTWVLGSHSAKALRGGQMSDVIFAGSPQRRGLGRAAVEITIDNASGTLPIDFSEVTVSRSMFASGENEYAVNGESCRALDVAELLSDTGLGRDAHSIVNQGQLEAVLNCKPEERRSFIEEAAGILKHRRRKERSLRKLAQLDGHLERLQDVVKELRRQLKPLERQAEAARTHARLSAELAEVRRVRAARELDHLDRRLADERSTGEASTERVAEVSAEVDAERAREREIEQALEALAPEAEEVQRTHFRLSTLVERLRGLRERIEERRTGLTEAVEEPVAGRDPAQLRAEAAEARERLGELANEMTGCRDALERTESQRAEAERARRAHEQAAVAEARRRAEARERRIRWEGELSALRSSLAQATSEEGRLQSQVSGLEARREQLTRDVEAVQAEIQRLDAESGDVAARLEEAEQTAQRKEQAASEAAKAERDLERRRASLDARADALRAAGQEATGGAAALLEAVDAGELAGIRGPLAEEIRVADGCATALAAALGPLGDALVVESHTAAREAVAYVRANECGRVLLLAADPADSDTPDDADDTADAADDTADAADAEGDEASAGEADAMARAGARRLVEAVEAEPHVRAALDRALGACWLVADHDTAARLAAAHPRHAFVTPAGELAGPRGYAGGSAGPSSAVLSRAAAEQAEAERDAVDDELLRARRRVGDAERELQTARHELDAATAAMQESDAGITSAAERLGRLRKELAACEEELVTRRQQADDLGAEIAQQRERLATLEARGGDEPEGPDDEEDEDTPDLEAERLDDELAKARDAEVQARLRASTAEQRHDEVARQVEALEREADEVEAQLVERERRRDERLAAIQRCAELLAVAEASYTRTEASLQEAATARDEVEERRAARQRELGVVRARVRDAEGRLSELRDTQHAEQLARQQLEHELTAVRTRMAEELDLDPDAALAAARDGATRLEPAGSQSAGDVSGAGPVRATDEDADGEASGEAAGSAGSGERSGDDDPEHTSGDDDPERTPGDDGEPVADEPGRPPVLEGGEARDAELADEEKELEQRLALLGAVNPLALQEYQQLSDRYAFITEQIEDVRGSRRDLEKVISAVDERIRSVFAEAFADVDAAFQELFPRLFPGGEGNLELTDPDDLLESGVDVVARPPGKRVKRLSLLSGGERSLTAIAILFAIFRARPSPFYVLDEVEAALDDVNLQRFLEVVGDFRETSQLIIVTHQKRTMEAADLLYGVTMDGNGVSQVISQRMDEQVAAG, from the coding sequence GTGCACCTCACGTCGCTCACTCTGCGAGGCTTCAAGTCGTTCGCGGACAAGACGCGGCTCGACTTCGAGCCCGGGATCACGGTCGTCGTCGGCCCCAACGGATCGGGCAAGTCAAACGTCGTCGATGCGCTCACCTGGGTGCTGGGCAGTCACAGCGCGAAGGCGTTGCGCGGTGGCCAGATGAGTGACGTGATCTTCGCCGGGAGCCCCCAGCGGCGGGGCCTGGGGCGGGCGGCTGTCGAGATCACGATCGACAACGCGAGCGGCACCCTGCCGATCGACTTCAGCGAGGTCACCGTCAGTCGCTCCATGTTCGCGAGCGGCGAGAACGAGTACGCCGTCAACGGCGAGTCCTGCCGCGCGCTCGACGTCGCAGAACTCCTGAGCGACACCGGCCTCGGTCGGGATGCCCACTCGATCGTGAACCAGGGGCAGCTCGAGGCGGTCCTCAACTGCAAGCCCGAGGAGCGACGGTCCTTCATCGAGGAGGCTGCGGGCATCCTCAAGCACCGCCGCCGCAAGGAGCGCAGCCTCCGCAAGCTCGCGCAGCTGGACGGTCATCTCGAACGGCTGCAGGACGTCGTCAAGGAACTCCGACGCCAACTCAAGCCACTGGAACGACAGGCGGAGGCAGCACGGACCCACGCGCGCCTCTCGGCCGAGCTCGCAGAGGTGCGCCGCGTACGGGCCGCGCGCGAGCTCGACCACCTCGACCGGCGACTCGCCGATGAGCGGTCGACGGGTGAGGCCTCCACCGAGCGCGTGGCCGAGGTCAGCGCCGAGGTGGACGCCGAGCGGGCCCGAGAACGCGAGATCGAGCAGGCCCTCGAAGCGCTCGCTCCCGAAGCCGAGGAGGTTCAGCGCACGCACTTCCGGCTGTCGACGCTCGTCGAGCGGCTCCGCGGGCTGCGGGAGCGTATCGAGGAGCGCCGCACCGGCCTCACCGAGGCCGTGGAGGAGCCGGTCGCCGGGCGGGACCCCGCGCAGTTGCGGGCGGAGGCGGCGGAGGCCCGGGAGCGGCTCGGGGAGCTCGCGAACGAGATGACCGGGTGCCGCGACGCCCTCGAGCGCACGGAGTCGCAGCGTGCCGAGGCCGAGCGCGCGCGCCGGGCCCACGAGCAGGCCGCCGTGGCGGAGGCCCGCCGTCGCGCGGAGGCCCGCGAGCGGCGCATCCGCTGGGAGGGTGAGCTGAGCGCCCTGCGGTCGTCACTGGCGCAGGCCACCAGCGAGGAAGGGCGCCTCCAGAGCCAGGTGTCGGGGCTGGAGGCGCGCCGCGAGCAGCTGACCCGCGATGTCGAGGCGGTGCAGGCCGAGATCCAACGGCTGGACGCGGAGTCCGGAGACGTGGCCGCGCGGCTCGAGGAGGCCGAGCAGACCGCCCAGCGCAAGGAGCAGGCCGCGAGCGAGGCCGCGAAGGCCGAGCGCGACCTCGAGCGCCGGCGGGCCAGCCTCGACGCTCGTGCCGACGCGCTGCGGGCGGCCGGCCAGGAGGCGACCGGCGGGGCCGCGGCGCTCCTGGAGGCTGTGGATGCGGGAGAGCTGGCGGGGATCCGAGGGCCTCTGGCCGAGGAGATCCGCGTCGCCGACGGGTGCGCCACCGCGCTCGCCGCGGCACTCGGCCCGCTCGGTGACGCCCTCGTCGTCGAGTCCCACACCGCGGCCCGGGAGGCCGTGGCGTACGTGCGGGCAAACGAGTGCGGACGGGTTCTGCTGCTCGCCGCCGACCCGGCCGACTCCGACACGCCCGACGACGCCGACGACACGGCCGATGCCGCCGACGACACGGCCGATGCCGCCGACGCCGAGGGGGACGAGGCGTCCGCCGGAGAGGCGGACGCGATGGCGCGAGCCGGCGCCAGACGGCTCGTCGAGGCGGTCGAGGCCGAGCCGCACGTACGGGCCGCGCTCGACCGGGCGCTGGGGGCCTGTTGGCTGGTCGCCGATCACGACACCGCGGCACGGCTCGCGGCGGCGCACCCCCGTCACGCGTTCGTGACGCCAGCGGGTGAGCTGGCGGGGCCCCGTGGGTACGCGGGGGGTTCGGCCGGACCGTCGAGTGCCGTCCTCTCCCGGGCGGCCGCCGAGCAGGCCGAGGCGGAGCGCGACGCGGTGGACGACGAGCTCCTCCGAGCGCGCCGCCGTGTCGGTGATGCCGAGCGGGAGCTGCAGACGGCCCGCCACGAGCTCGACGCCGCGACGGCCGCCATGCAGGAGTCGGATGCCGGCATCACGAGCGCCGCCGAGCGCCTCGGCCGTCTGCGCAAGGAGCTGGCCGCGTGCGAGGAGGAGCTGGTCACACGACGTCAGCAGGCGGACGACCTCGGGGCCGAGATCGCGCAGCAACGCGAGCGACTGGCGACGCTGGAGGCCCGTGGCGGCGACGAGCCCGAGGGCCCCGACGACGAGGAGGACGAGGACACCCCGGACCTCGAGGCCGAGCGGCTCGACGACGAGCTCGCCAAGGCCCGGGACGCCGAGGTGCAGGCTCGCCTGCGGGCCAGCACCGCCGAGCAGCGCCACGACGAGGTCGCCCGGCAGGTCGAGGCGCTCGAACGGGAGGCCGACGAGGTCGAGGCCCAGCTCGTCGAACGGGAGCGGCGACGCGATGAGCGGCTCGCGGCGATCCAACGGTGCGCCGAGCTTCTCGCGGTCGCCGAAGCCTCCTACACCCGGACGGAGGCGTCGTTGCAAGAGGCCGCCACGGCCCGCGACGAGGTCGAGGAACGTCGCGCGGCCCGGCAACGCGAGCTCGGGGTGGTGCGTGCGCGGGTCCGCGATGCCGAGGGGCGCCTCTCAGAGTTGCGGGACACCCAGCACGCCGAGCAGCTCGCGCGCCAACAGCTCGAGCACGAGCTCACGGCGGTGCGGACTCGCATGGCCGAGGAGCTCGATCTCGACCCGGACGCTGCGCTCGCCGCTGCGCGCGACGGTGCGACCCGTCTCGAACCGGCCGGTTCGCAGTCGGCCGGGGACGTGAGCGGAGCCGGCCCGGTGCGTGCAACCGATGAGGATGCTGACGGGGAGGCCTCCGGGGAGGCCGCGGGCTCTGCCGGATCGGGGGAGCGCTCCGGGGACGACGACCCCGAGCACACCTCCGGGGACGACGACCCCGAGCGCACCCCCGGGGACGATGGCGAGCCGGTTGCTGACGAGCCGGGCCGCCCGCCGGTTCTCGAGGGCGGCGAGGCGCGGGATGCCGAGTTGGCCGATGAGGAGAAGGAGCTCGAGCAGCGGCTCGCGCTGCTGGGTGCCGTGAATCCGTTGGCGCTGCAGGAGTACCAGCAGCTGTCGGACCGCTACGCGTTCATCACGGAGCAGATCGAGGACGTGCGCGGTTCCCGGCGCGATCTCGAGAAGGTCATCTCCGCGGTCGACGAGCGCATCCGCTCGGTGTTCGCGGAGGCGTTCGCCGACGTCGACGCGGCCTTCCAGGAGCTCTTCCCGCGCCTGTTCCCCGGGGGCGAGGGGAACCTGGAACTGACCGACCCCGACGACCTGCTCGAGAGCGGCGTCGACGTGGTCGCGCGACCTCCGGGCAAGCGGGTGAAGCGGCTGTCCCTGTTGTCCGGCGGGGAGCGCAGCCTGACCGCGATCGCCATCCTCTTCGCGATCTTCCGCGCCCGGCCCTCACCGTTCTACGTGCTCGACGAGGTCGAGGCGGCCCTCGACGACGTCAACCTCCAGCGCTTCCTGGAGGTGGTCGGGGATTTCCGCGAGACCAGCCAGCTGATCATCGTGACCCACCAGAAGCGCACCATGGAGGCCGCTGATCTCCTCTACGGGGTGACGATGGACGGCAATGGCGTCTCGCAGGTGATCAGCCAGCGAATGGACGAGCAGGTCGCCGCCGGCTGA
- a CDS encoding alpha/beta fold hydrolase, with protein MLPQDHGRPTQRTRRVLRGMRRGIGLGVGGALVGGYIVASRPRPPTASRGVAEPPPGLPPGRTLALPGRGEMFLRETPAPSRDAPTLALLHGWMFPSDLHWAAVAPGLARRARLVIPDHRGHGRGSRPAAPFRLTDVADDVAALLRRLDTGPAILVGYSMGGAIAMHTWQRHPDVVRGLVLCATSSNYADSPAYRLVWRSMGGLQLLLRLLPRHQLESLLLARAEGRLPIPITRMIHQETPREVVQRLPWLVGEFDRGSADDVAEAGRELGRFDGRGWIPTIDVPTGVVVTSQDRLVPPNWQYGLAALLPGAPVRTIHADHDAVIAAPGILEEAISGLVTDLGLG; from the coding sequence ATGTTGCCGCAAGATCACGGTCGACCCACCCAGCGAACCCGCCGAGTGCTGCGCGGGATGCGCCGCGGCATCGGGCTCGGGGTGGGTGGCGCACTGGTCGGCGGCTACATCGTCGCCTCGCGACCTCGACCGCCTACCGCCTCCCGGGGAGTGGCCGAACCCCCACCGGGGCTGCCGCCCGGCCGCACCCTCGCGCTGCCCGGGCGCGGGGAGATGTTCCTGCGAGAGACGCCGGCGCCCTCCCGGGATGCGCCGACGCTCGCGCTCCTGCACGGATGGATGTTCCCGTCCGACCTGCACTGGGCCGCCGTCGCCCCGGGGCTCGCGCGCCGGGCTCGGCTCGTGATCCCCGACCACCGGGGTCATGGCCGCGGATCGCGACCGGCCGCACCCTTCCGCCTCACCGACGTCGCCGACGACGTGGCCGCGCTCCTGCGCCGTCTCGATACCGGCCCCGCCATCCTCGTGGGCTACTCCATGGGTGGGGCGATCGCGATGCACACCTGGCAGCGCCACCCCGACGTCGTGCGCGGCCTCGTGCTCTGTGCGACGAGCTCCAACTACGCCGACTCGCCCGCCTACCGCCTCGTGTGGCGGTCCATGGGCGGGCTGCAACTCCTGCTGCGCCTCCTGCCCCGACACCAGCTCGAATCGCTGCTGCTCGCCCGCGCGGAGGGTCGGCTGCCGATCCCCATCACCCGCATGATCCACCAAGAGACGCCCCGCGAGGTGGTCCAGCGCCTCCCCTGGCTCGTCGGTGAGTTCGACCGGGGCAGCGCCGACGATGTGGCCGAGGCCGGTCGGGAACTCGGCCGGTTCGACGGCCGCGGCTGGATCCCCACCATCGACGTGCCCACCGGCGTCGTGGTGACGAGCCAGGACCGCCTGGTGCCACCGAACTGGCAGTACGGCCTGGCCGCGCTCCTCCCGGGAGCGCCCGTCCGTACGATCCACGCCGATCACGATGCCGTCATCGCCGCCCCCGGCATTCTCGAGGAGGCGATCAGCGGTCTCGTGACCGACCTGGGGCTGGGATAG
- a CDS encoding DNA-formamidopyrimidine glycosylase family protein, with protein sequence MTQLPEAEVLRKELEKEVVGKRVKDVEVGATRLVQRHRNRPEFVRALTGRKIASVVRRGVRIVCELDEGQALVVGLGPTGWITRETANADPAGHVRARIWFTTGGALHVADPDDAAELFVVETASLDGIGELTPTGVDPLANTFTWHAFGSYLAARRRELALLLRDETFVIGLGDRYSDEVLWAAGLDGARTSNHLSSQEVRRLHRALFEVLYEAVKQGGSGGQEPEGDELDEDEPPAAHIKVHGRAAQPCPRCRRPIHRDEVDGHPMYHCPSCQT encoded by the coding sequence GTGACGCAGCTGCCCGAGGCGGAGGTCCTGCGCAAGGAGCTCGAGAAGGAGGTCGTGGGCAAGCGCGTCAAGGACGTGGAGGTCGGTGCGACCCGGCTCGTGCAGCGCCACCGGAACCGCCCGGAGTTCGTCCGTGCTCTGACGGGGCGCAAGATCGCGTCGGTCGTACGGCGGGGCGTGCGGATCGTCTGCGAGCTGGACGAGGGACAAGCGCTCGTCGTCGGCCTCGGTCCGACCGGCTGGATCACCCGGGAGACCGCGAACGCGGACCCGGCCGGCCACGTCCGGGCCCGTATCTGGTTCACGACGGGGGGAGCCCTGCACGTCGCCGATCCCGACGATGCGGCCGAGTTGTTCGTCGTCGAGACCGCCAGCCTCGACGGGATCGGTGAGCTCACTCCCACCGGGGTGGATCCGCTGGCCAACACGTTCACGTGGCACGCCTTCGGGAGCTATCTCGCCGCACGCCGCCGAGAGCTCGCGCTGCTGCTGCGGGACGAGACGTTCGTCATCGGTCTGGGTGACCGCTACAGCGACGAGGTGCTGTGGGCAGCAGGGCTCGATGGTGCCCGGACCTCGAACCACCTGTCGAGCCAGGAGGTGCGTCGGCTGCACCGAGCGCTGTTCGAGGTCCTCTACGAAGCGGTCAAGCAGGGGGGCTCCGGGGGCCAGGAGCCCGAGGGGGACGAGCTCGACGAGGACGAGCCGCCGGCCGCGCACATCAAGGTCCACGGGCGTGCGGCTCAGCCGTGCCCCCGGTGCCGCCGGCCGATCCATCGGGACGAGGTGGACGGTCACCCCATGTACCACTGCCCGTCCTGCCAGACCTGA
- the rnc gene encoding ribonuclease III, which produces MADPETLQRALGYRFADPSLLDLALAHRSWAFEAGGEPTNERLEFLGDAVLGLVVTDRIFHQSPDSPEGRLAKARAAAVNTLTLAAVARDLGVGAQVRLGRGEEQSGGRDKDSILADTLEAIIGAAYLDAGIDAATALVRRLLDDRLDEILHSSTLFDFKTSLQERVAALQHTLPVYRLSEDGPDHQKQFTAAVYIDDELLGEGIGRSKKEAEQQAAQVALGALSERGAEGEA; this is translated from the coding sequence GTGGCCGATCCGGAGACCCTACAGCGGGCCCTCGGCTACCGGTTCGCCGACCCGTCCCTGCTCGACCTGGCGCTCGCGCACCGTAGCTGGGCCTTCGAGGCCGGCGGCGAGCCGACCAACGAACGTCTCGAGTTCCTCGGCGACGCGGTTCTCGGGCTCGTGGTCACCGATCGCATCTTCCACCAGAGCCCGGACTCGCCCGAGGGCCGCTTGGCCAAGGCGCGGGCGGCCGCGGTGAACACTCTGACCCTGGCGGCGGTCGCGCGCGACCTCGGTGTCGGTGCGCAGGTTCGGCTGGGTCGGGGCGAGGAGCAGTCCGGTGGCAGGGACAAGGACTCCATCCTCGCGGACACGCTCGAGGCGATAATCGGGGCGGCCTACCTCGATGCCGGCATCGACGCGGCGACCGCGCTCGTCCGGCGCCTGCTCGACGACCGCCTCGACGAGATCCTGCACAGCTCCACCTTGTTCGACTTCAAGACCTCGCTGCAGGAGCGTGTGGCCGCACTCCAGCACACGTTGCCGGTGTACCGGCTCAGCGAGGACGGCCCGGATCATCAGAAGCAGTTCACCGCAGCGGTGTACATCGACGATGAGCTGCTCGGTGAGGGCATCGGGCGGAGCAAGAAGGAGGCCGAGCAGCAAGCGGCCCAGGTCGCGCTCGGAGCCCTGAGCGAGCGTGGAGCGGAGGGGGAGGCGTGA
- the rpmF gene encoding 50S ribosomal protein L32, whose translation MGSPVPGSPENVPTIPTRPRHSPYPTEPRTGSGRARPIRGPRGPLGGGPRPGPGDARRRQRGAPVAVPKRKLSRSRTRRRRAQWLSRTRPAAARCQQCRAPVRPHTVCHSCGAYGGRQVIDVAE comes from the coding sequence GTGGGGAGCCCCGTGCCCGGTTCCCCCGAGAACGTTCCGACCATTCCGACCCGTCCGCGACATTCGCCGTACCCGACCGAGCCACGAACCGGTTCCGGCCGAGCGCGACCGATCCGAGGCCCTCGCGGGCCCCTCGGGGGCGGCCCGCGCCCGGGGCCGGGCGATGCTCGGCGACGGCAGAGAGGAGCACCCGTGGCAGTCCCCAAGCGCAAGCTGTCCCGCTCGAGGACCCGCCGGCGTCGCGCCCAGTGGCTCAGCCGTACGCGTCCGGCCGCTGCTCGCTGCCAGCAGTGCCGCGCTCCCGTGCGGCCGCACACCGTCTGCCACTCCTGCGGAGCGTACGGTGGGCGCCAGGTCATCGACGTCGCCGAGTAG
- a CDS encoding YceD family protein, with protein sequence MTSSTTDNLIQVADLVDRPGASREVDLSLPVPDEFELPLAAVREPVRLDGVVESVVDGMLVRGQLSAEVGLACARCLRAVTHPAHVDVVELFANPAALDEEDELEEGYELAEGHLDVTTLVRDALASAIPYRPLCATDCAGLCAFCGHDLNESDCDCEEDDLDPRWEALRGLQLPEGHGPEGTG encoded by the coding sequence ATGACTTCCTCAACCACCGACAACCTGATCCAGGTCGCCGACCTGGTGGATCGACCTGGTGCGTCGCGCGAGGTCGACCTCTCCCTGCCCGTACCCGACGAGTTCGAGTTGCCGCTCGCCGCCGTTCGTGAGCCCGTGCGGCTCGACGGGGTGGTCGAGAGCGTCGTCGACGGGATGCTCGTTCGCGGTCAACTCTCCGCGGAGGTGGGGCTCGCGTGCGCCCGCTGTCTGCGTGCGGTGACGCACCCTGCTCACGTCGACGTCGTCGAGCTGTTCGCCAACCCGGCGGCGCTGGACGAGGAGGACGAGCTCGAGGAGGGCTACGAACTCGCCGAAGGGCATCTCGACGTCACGACCCTGGTGCGGGATGCGCTCGCGAGCGCGATCCCCTACCGTCCGCTCTGCGCAACGGATTGCGCCGGGCTCTGCGCGTTCTGCGGGCACGACCTCAACGAGTCCGACTGCGACTGCGAGGAGGACGATCTCGACCCGCGGTGGGAGGCGCTGCGAGGCCTGCAGTTGCCGGAGGGACACGGTCCCGAGGGCACCGGCTAG
- a CDS encoding ATP synthase F0 subunit B: MDVEAYIDRIERMVADARPVPLSASVMVSRQELEEALEGLRATLPDELRQARWILKEREEVLEQARREGEQVVADARREADRLVSDDEVMARAEREAERIVADAQEQAKVLRLEAEDYVDGKLANFEIVLRKTLHAVEKGRERLGGRLDSDDLAEHDAAGQTDSSARERPDPTGDVGARPSGSGAENVERVAGTDEEAPMDEPPREGRRLYDHETGST; this comes from the coding sequence GTGGACGTGGAGGCCTACATCGACCGCATCGAGCGCATGGTTGCCGACGCGCGCCCCGTTCCGCTGTCCGCATCGGTGATGGTGAGCCGTCAGGAGCTCGAGGAGGCGCTCGAGGGGCTGCGCGCCACGTTGCCCGACGAGCTGCGCCAGGCCCGCTGGATCCTGAAGGAGCGCGAGGAGGTGCTCGAGCAGGCCCGCCGTGAGGGTGAGCAGGTCGTCGCGGACGCGCGGCGCGAGGCCGACCGCCTGGTCAGCGACGACGAGGTGATGGCGCGGGCCGAGCGGGAGGCCGAACGCATCGTCGCCGATGCCCAGGAACAGGCGAAGGTGTTGCGCCTCGAGGCAGAGGACTACGTGGACGGCAAGCTCGCGAACTTCGAGATCGTCCTGCGCAAGACCCTGCATGCGGTCGAGAAGGGGCGTGAGCGCCTGGGGGGCCGCCTCGACTCCGACGACCTCGCCGAGCACGACGCTGCCGGGCAGACCGATTCCTCGGCCCGGGAGCGTCCCGATCCCACGGGGGACGTCGGGGCGCGACCGTCCGGATCGGGCGCCGAGAACGTCGAGCGTGTGGCGGGGACGGACGAGGAGGCCCCGATGGACGAGCCGCCGCGGGAGGGCCGACGCCTGTACGACCACGAAACGGGCTCGACGTAG
- the coaD gene encoding pantetheine-phosphate adenylyltransferase, whose product MTTAVCPGSFDPVTNGHLDVIERAAQQFDRLIVACMRNIGKRGLLDVDERVELLEAVTGHISNLEIATFDGLLVDFCRANGVSVIVKGLRAVSDFEYELQQAQMNGRLGDVETFFLTTSPLYSFLSSSLVKEVARFGGGVEDFVAPVVADRLRARLQD is encoded by the coding sequence ATGACGACAGCGGTGTGCCCGGGCAGCTTCGATCCCGTCACCAACGGCCATCTCGACGTGATCGAGCGCGCGGCGCAGCAATTCGATCGCCTGATCGTCGCGTGCATGCGCAACATCGGCAAGCGCGGGCTCCTCGACGTGGACGAGCGGGTGGAGCTCCTCGAGGCCGTGACCGGGCACATCTCCAACCTCGAGATCGCGACCTTCGACGGGCTACTGGTCGACTTCTGCCGCGCGAACGGCGTGTCGGTGATCGTGAAGGGGCTCAGGGCCGTCAGCGACTTCGAGTACGAGCTCCAGCAGGCGCAGATGAACGGTCGGCTCGGCGACGTCGAAACGTTCTTCCTGACCACCAGCCCGCTGTACTCGTTCCTGTCGTCCTCGCTGGTGAAGGAGGTCGCCCGGTTCGGTGGCGGGGTCGAGGACTTCGTCGCACCCGTGGTCGCCGACCGGCTGCGGGCTCGACTGCAGGACTGA